From Debaryomyces hansenii CBS767 chromosome C complete sequence, a single genomic window includes:
- a CDS encoding DEHA2C15400p (some similarities with uniprot|Q3E840 Saccharomyces cerevisiae YBL071w-a KTI11): MQRCHPDIRTHFRNSPVPGGSLIYTHTRPTMRWPNYIIKRNAALKRITRSTPKLKPLTVRLLAHLSTMETIYDEIEIEDFTFDPVTQLFQYPCPCGDRFAVSIDDLNDGEDIAVCPSCSLMVKVIFEPEDLQEYYDEI; encoded by the coding sequence ATGCAGCGATGCCACCCAGACATCAGAACCCACTTCCGCAATTCTCCTGTTCCCGGCGGCCTGTTGATATACACGCACACACGACCTACTATGAGATGGCCCAATTACATAATCAAAAGAAATGCAGcattgaaaagaattacCAGAAGTACACCCAAGTTAAAACCTTTAACTGTTCGACTACTAGCACATTTAAGCACGATGGAAACGATCTACGACGAGATAGAAATCGAAGACTTCACATTCGATCCGGTCACCCAGTTGTTCCAGTATCCATGTCCATGTGGAGACAGATTTGCCGTATCGATCGACGATTTGAACGACGGCGAAGACATCGCGGTGTGTCCCTCATGTTCGTTGATGGTGAAGGTGATTTTTGAGCCTGAAGACCTTCAGGAATACTACGATGAGATATGA